From Candidatus Latescibacter sp.:
GGCATGAGAACAGGCACGCCGCGCAGTTCACGCACGTGCTTACATGCTCGAACCACTGTTCGCTTGCCCGCATGGCTCCGAGGAGTTCCCGGCGGTTTCTGGAGATACTGTAATCCTTGTTTATCTCCTCGACTTTTTGGGCCGCCTCTTTCCGGGCGGTCTCCCGTTCGGCCATCTGGCCGGGGGTCGCTGCTTTACATAGGGAGGCATAGCGTTCCATGACAGCGGCGCCCTTGTCCGAGCCTGCCTCGATGATGTACCCGCCGCTTACTTTGGAGAGATTCAGGTCGAACCCGCTCACGGCGTAAGGTCGTATCCCGGCGCGGGTGCACAGGCAGGTATCGCGGGGCTCGGTGCAGTCCGCGGAGATTATGAACGTTTTGCTGCGTTTCTCGCGGTAAAAAATATCGGTAAAAGTATCCTGGAGAAAAATAACGTCAAGGGATCTGATCGATTCGATGTCACATGCAGCGGCGCCTGCGATGGTCACCGGTTGTGCCTGAAAGGGCGCTTCCATACCTTCCTTCGAGGGGTATTCTGCGACTTTCAAG
This genomic window contains:
- a CDS encoding 4Fe-4S dicluster domain-containing protein, encoding MTQKGDTAFITQTDIAGLLDLIGEKEKVYAPQTVQGCDGTDLYPYSLRKQGQEYLFFGYRPSQPVKMFLFSGRLKVAEYPSKEGMEAPFQAQPVTIAGAAACDIESIRSLDVIFLQDTFTDIFYREKRSKTFIISADCTEPRDTCLCTRAGIRPYAVSGFDLNLSKVSGGYIIEAGSDKGAAVMERYASLCKAATPGQMAERETARKEAAQKVEEINKDYSISRNRRELLGAMRASEQWFEHVSTCVNCAACLFSCPTCHCFLLSDQKGDAGKYLRSKAWDSCSYAGYSRMAGGSSPRLGLMERFRHRYLHKFEYYPVNFGFEACSGCGRCIEGCMGKIDMRKVFTALDKELMGAEAR